The Vagococcus penaei genome includes the window GCTGATGGAACTTATCAAAAATTATCTGATGATATTTTTAATACGATTTTTATAGATTGGTTACCAACCTATAAAAATCGTGTTCAAGAAACTACTTATCAACGTACAGAAGATATTTTTAGATTACATATTCTGCCAGTGTTTGGAGAAAAAAGTATTTCTAAAATTACTCCTGTACAATGTCAAAATGCTATCAATAAATGGGCAGAAACCTATACAAATATTAAGCAATTAAAATCCTATACTTCTCAAATTTTTGAGCATGCTATTTTTGCTGAATTCTTACAAAGAAACCCTATGCTAAATGTTAAATTACCTAAAAAAGAAAAGAAAGAATCTGATAATTTCTTTTCACTAGATGAACTTAAATATTTTATAGAGATACTTCATAAAGAAGAATCTTTAAAACATATATTAATCTTCCAACTCTTAATTACTACTGGAGTTAGAAAAGGAGAACTTTCTGCACTACGTTGGTCAGATATAGATTTTGACGAACATTTACTCTACATTGGTAAAAGCTATGCAACTGTTAGAAATAAAGATAGCTCTTCCAAAAGAAAAACAGTCAGAGTTCAAAAAGATACTAAAAATATTACATCAAAACGAATTCTTCCTATTGATTCTCAAACAATTGAAATGTTAAAGAAATGGAAGAAAGAACAGGCTTTAGAACTACTACAATTTGGGATAAATACTAAAAGAAAAGATCAGTTAATTTTCACTTATATAAATGCTGATGGAAAAATAAATCAACCCCTGCACGCTGACTATTCAAATAACATCATGCGTAAATTAGAAAAGAAATATCAATTTAAACATGTAACAATTCACGGATTACGACATACACATGCTACTTTACTTTTAGAAGGTGGGGCTAGCATTAAAGAAACACAAGATAGACTAGGTCATAAAAATGCCGAAACAACGCTAAACACATATTCTCATGTAACTGAGAAAGCACAACGAAATGCAGTTGATAAATTCATTTCGTACACTGGATTATAGCTACAAAATAAGTCCGTCATTACCTTTTTCATTACCTCAACAAAAAAAGACACCTTCCAAATACTTGGAAAGTGTCTTGAAACGTTGATATAACAACGATTAACGTTTTGAGAACTGACTAGCTTTACGAGCTTTTTTAAGACCTGGTTTTTTACGTTCAACCATACGAGCGTCACGAGTTAATAAACCAGCGCGTTTTAATACAGGACGGAAGTCTGGGTCTACTTGTAGTAACGCACGAGCGATACCATGACGAGTTGCTCCAGATTGTCCAGCATATCCACCACCGTTAACGTTAACTAAAACGTCATAAGCACCTTTAGTTTCTGTTGCTACTAATGGTTGCATGATTACTTCGCGTAAATCAGCGTGTGGAATGTATTCTTCAATGTCTTTTTTGTTAATGATTACTTTACCTGTACCTGGTACTAAGCGTACGCGTGCTACAGATGTTTTACGACGGCCTGTGCCTAAATATTGTACTTTAGCCAATGGGTTTCCCTCCTTAAATTAGGTTTGTAATATCCAATACTTCTGGTTGTTGTGCTTGATGATTATGTTCGCTTCCACCATAAACAAATAATTTAGAGCCTTGTTTACGACCTAAAGTATTTTTTGGTAACATACCTTTGATAGAAGTTTCGATTAAACGACGTGAGTTCTTTTCACGTAATTCACCAGCAGATACAGATTTCAAACCACCTGGGTGTTGGCTATGACGGTGATACATTTTGTCACTTGCTTTTTGTCCTGTTAATTTTACTTGGTCTGCATTAATAACAATCACATAGTCACCAGTGTCTACGTGTGGTGTGAATGTTGGTTTATTTTTTCCTCGTAGGATAGATGCTACGACAGCAGATAAACGACCTAAAGAAATGTCCGTTGCATCTACTACATACCATTTACGCTCTACTTCGCCAGCTTTGGCCATATATGTTGTACGCATGGTTTTTTTTCCTCCAATTTTCTTCTGTTGTTTGACGATACACAATAAGATTCCGGGGCTCATCGTGGGGCAAACAATACCATTTACCATATTATCGGTATTTCATTGATATGTCAATCTTTTTTGCCCTTAAATTTCATTTTTTTCTTCATCATAACGAACCTCTACCAGAAACAACCCCTCCGGATGTGCCGTGGGACCTATTATTTTTTTATCCTGGGTTTTTAAGGCTGTTTGAATTGTATCGATTGGTAGTTTTCCTGCACCAATTCTGAGTAGTGTTCCCATCAATAGTCGCACCATTTTATAAAGAAAGCCATTGCCTCGAAAGACAAAACGCAGCTCAGTTGGGCTTAATTCTTCAATGACTACTTCATGAACGGTCCGTGTTTTGTCTTCAACTGGACTCCCAACGGCACAAAAAACCGTAAAGTCATGAGTTCCAACGATATCTTGAGCTGCCTGACGCATTTTATCTAAGTCTAAGGTAAATGTGTAGTGTGCAGAATAAAGTCTCTTAAACGGGCTCCTATAGACTGAGGTATCTACATAGTAGTGATAGGTTTTCTCCGTAGCGAGGTATCTCGCATGGAAAGTGTCTGAGACAGATTCAACTTGGCTCACGCTAATGTCGCTTGGACATTGTGTATCAAGTGCAAATCGCAATTTTTCAGTATCACGTGCTTGAGGTAAATCAAAGTGAATGACCTGACCTAATGCGTGGACACCTGAGTCCGTACGACCCGATGGATGAATCACAACGGATTGACCACCATTTAGGCGAGTTAGGACCGTCTCAATCGTTTCTTGAATACTTCGTGCATTAGTTTGACGTTGAAACCCTGCATAGTTAGTTCCATCGTATTGAATAGTTGCTTTGTATCTTGGCATGACACTCTTTCTCTCCTCTTCCGGACAAAAACAGTTCCCATTAGCTAATGTGCTATTAGGGAACTGTTTGATTATTTTTGTGTTATGAACGAATCCAAACAAGTGCAACAGTCAATAAAGCAAAAATAAAGATGACTAGGGTATCTTGACGACTCCAAGCTAAAACACGGTACTTTGTCCGTACATCGCCACCTTGATAGCCACGAGCTTCCATGGCTGTTGCCAAATCTTCTGCTCGGTTAAAACTACTCACAAAGAGTGGAATTAGCAGTGGGACAATAGCTTTCATTTTTTGCATTAAATTCCCTTCACCAAAATCGACACCACGTGCACGTTGGGCGTTCATGATTTTTTCTGTCTCATCCATTAATGTCGGCACAAAACGTAGTGCAATAGATAGCATCAATGAGACTTCATGTGCCGGAAACTTTACGGCCTTCAATGGACGCAAGATGTATTCAATCGCGTCAGCTAAGGACAACGGTGGAGTCGTTAGTGTTAGTAATGTTGACATAAAAATAATTAAAACAAATCGTAAAAAGATATAGGCTCCATTAGTTAGGCCAAATTGGCTAATCGTAATAAACCCCCAATGGAAGTAAACATCGCCACCTTGAGTAAAGAGTACTTGAAGGATGACCGTAAATAGGATTAACCAGATTAATGGTTTCACACCATTAATAAAGAATTTCAGACTAATTTTTGATGCATAAATGGCGATTAGTGTGAAAATAAACATTACACCAAATGATGGAAAATTATTACACAGAAAGATAATCCCAATAAAATAAAAGCTCATCAATAATTTAGCTCGCGGATCGAGTCGATGAATAAACGACTCACCTGGAATATAACGACCTAAGATTAATTTATTCATCATGAGGACTGACCTCCTTGTAAATCAGTCATTAATTCATCCGCTAATTCTTCAGCCGTCAACGGCAATTGGCTAAATTCAAAGCCTTTTTCCATTAGATCAAAAGCAAAAGCTGTCGCGGTTGGAACACCCAATTGCTTGGTCTCAAGCCACTTAATATCACTAAAAATATCGCGAGGATGGCCTTTTTTTTGGACCTTCCCTTTTTCTAAAACAACCATAAAGTCCGCATATTCAGCGACATCATCCATCAAATGTGTCACAAGAATGATACTGATACCTTTTTCTTTATGCAGACGGTGAAACATTTCCATGATTTCTTTACGTCCTTGAGGATCAAGTCCAGCCGTTGGTTCATCTAAAATTACCACTTCTGGTTCCATAGCAAGTACTCCAGCAATTGCGACACGTCGCATTTGTCCTCCAGATAAATCGAACGGTGAACGTTCTAAATAAGTTGCATCTAAACCAACTAATTCAATCATTTCACGAGCTAATCGTTTACTTTCTTCCTCAGATACGCCAAAATTCTTTGGACCAAAAGCAATATCACGTTCAACTGTTTCCTCAAAGAGTTGTGACTCAGGGAATTGAAAGACAATGCCTACTTTTTTTCGAATCGGCTTTAAATTCTTATTATCAGTTGTCGGGGTAATCACACGATCACCTAACGTGACAGTCCCTTTTGTTGGTTTTAATAAGGCATTTAGATGTTGTAAGAGTGTTGATTTTCCACTACCGGTATGACCAACAATTGCAGTATAAGTTTGACTAGGAATTGCTAAATTAATATCAAACAAGACCCGTTGTTCGAAAGGACTATTGGGTTGGTAAGTAAAATCTACTTGTTCAAACGTGATGTCCATAACCAATCAACCATCCCTTCTTCAGTTAAATAATCTTTTGGTACGTCTAGGCCTCGTTGCTTGAGTGATGCTTTCAGTTTTTCAGGAAAGGGAATATCTAAGCCTAATTGAATTAGCTTCTCTCCTTCTGAGAAAATATCTGCAGGAGTTCCTTCTTGAATAATCTCACCTTGGCGCATGACAAGTACACGATTGGCATAAGCTGCCTCGTCAATATCATGAGTAATGGAAATAACCGTTAAGTTCGATTCCTCTTTAATTTGGCGGATTGTCGAAATAACTTCTTCACGCCCTTGAGGGTCTAACATAGATGTTGCTTCATCCAAAATAATAACATCGGGGCGTAGTGCAATCACACCAGCAATCGCCACGCGTTGTTTTTGACCACCGGATAAGCGGGCAGGTTCCTTTGCAGCAAAATCTGACATACGTACGCGTTCTAAAGCATCGTGCACGCGTGTTAACATATCTTCACGTACGATTCCTTGGTTTTCTAGACCGAAGGCTACATCATCTTCGACTGTTGAGCCAACAAATTGATTATCAGGATTTTGAAAAACCATCCCTATCATGCGACGAATATCCCAGATATTTTTTTCTGAGACTTCTTCACCTTTGACATGAATACGGCCAGATGTCGGCTGAATTAACCCGTTAATCGTCTTAGCTAATGTTGATTTACCAGAACCATTATGGCCAATGAGTGCCACCCATTCTCCTGGGTAAATATTTAACGACACATCATTTAACGCTGCACGGCTTTCTTCATCTTGTGTATAGTATTTAAATGTTATGTTATCTAATGTAATTAAAGGATTCGTCATTGACATCGTTCCCATCATTTTTTTCTTTAAAAAAAAGCTTCATTCTATTTTTAATAAATCGATTATTAAAAATACAAGGAAACATTCTACTGTCTAGTATTCGGTTGGTCGAGACAATGTACATAACTTTATCAAATAAAGCGTTATTATTCAATCTATAAAAAAAGCACTTTATATGATGAGAGCTTACCCTCTGATTCAACAACCAGAGGGTAAGCACCGAGCTAGACTCGGAGAATAATCTCCAACATCATAACACTCTAAAAGAATCATCTATAAAGTGATGCATAACAAAATGTATTAAACTAATTCAATGATAACCATTGGGGCAGCGTCTCCACGGCGTTGTCCTTTTTTAAGGATGCGTGTGTATCCACCTTGACGGTCAGCATAGCGAGGTGCTAAGTCACTGAATAATTTTTGTAAAGCTGTCTCTTGGACGATAGTTTCTCCATCTTCCGCTAAGCGAGCTTCTGTTAATTCATTACGAACAAAAGTAGCTGCTTGACGACGAGCATGAAGATCTCCGCGTTTACCTAAAGTAATCATTTTCTCTGTTGTCGAACGAATTTCCTTAGCACGAGCTTCAGTTGTTTCAATGCGTTCGTTGATAATTAAATCAGTTGTTAAATCACGAAGTAAAGCTTTTCTTTGGCTACTTGTGCGACCTAATTTACGATAACTCACGTCGTATTCCTCCTTTAATCAGGTAATTATAATGATTAATCTTCTTGGCGTAGGCCAATTCCTAAATCAGCTAGTTTAGCTTTCACTTCTTCTAGTGATTTACGGCCTAAGTTACGAACCTTAATCATTTCGGCTTCAGATTTATTTGTTAATTCCTGTAACGTGTTGATCCCAGCACGTTTTAGACAGTTGTATGAACGAACAGATAAGTCTAATTCCTCGATTGTTGTTTCCAACATCTTTTCTTTTTGTGTTTCTTCTTTTTCGATCATGATTTCAGCATTTTTCGCTTCATCTGTTAGATTAACAAAGATATCTAAATGCTCAGTCAAGATTTTAGCAGCTAAACTAATAGCTTCTTGAGGAGCAATTGATCCGTCAGTCCAAACATCTAAAGTTAATTTGTCAAAATCATCACGACGACCTACACGTGTATTTTCTACTTGGTAGTTCACGCGATTTACTGGAGTGTAGATAGAATCCACCGGTAATACACCAATTGGCATATCTTCCGATTTGTTTTCGTCAGCTTGAACATATCCACGACCAGGTTTAACTGTTAAACTAGCACGGAATGTTGAGCCTTCAGCTACACTACAAATAAATAAATCTTTATTCATAATTTCAACATCACTATCAGTAATGATATCGCCCGCTGTTACTTCAGCCGGACCAGTAATATCGATTTCTAAAGTTTTCACTTCTTCTGTGTAAAGTTTTAATGCTAACCCTTTAATATTTAATATTATTTGAGTCACATCTTCACGTACACCTGGAACAGTTGAAAATTCGTGTAAGACACCATCTATCTGTAGATTGGTGATTGCAGCACCTGGAAGAGATGACAATAAAATACGGCGTAAGGAATTTCCTAAAGTCGTTCCATAGCCTCTTTCAAGTGGTTCGATGACGAACTTGCCATAATCTCGGTCTTCATCAATCTTTGTGATTCTTGGTTTCTCAAATTCAATCATTCTTATCTATACCCCTTTCAAAACGAAAAGTGTCCTGCTCAATGTCGCTAAGTATCCTAACAAAGGAAATAATCTCTCTCATTAAACACGACGGCGTTTTGGAGGGCGACATCCATTGTGAGGAACTGGAGTAACGTCACGAATTGCTGTCACTTCTAATCCTGTTGCTTGTAATGAACGAATTGCTGCCTCACGACCAGAACCAGGTCCCTTAACAGTTACGTCAACAGTTTTTAAGCCATGTTCCATTGCTACTTTAGCTGCAGTTTCTGCTGCCATTTGAGCTGCAAATGGAGTTGCTTTTTTACTACCTCTAAATCCTAATGCACCAGCTGATGACCAAGAAATAGCATTTCCATGTACATCTGTTAGCATCACAATTGTATTATTGAATGTAGAATGGATATGAGCCACACCTGATTCAATATTCTTTTTAACTCGACGTTTACGAGTAACTTTTTTTGCTACCATGAAGCTTTAAACCTCCTTCACTCTAATGATTATTTTTTCTTACCAGCGATTGAACGAGCTGGGCCTTTTCTAGTACGTGCATTATTTTTCGTGTTTTGTCCACGAGTTGGTAATCCACGACGATGACGCATACCTCTGTATGAACCAATTTCCATCAAGCGTTTGATGTTTAAGTTCGTTTCACGACGTAAGTCACCTTCAACTTTTAATTTATCAATTGCTGCACGGATAGCATCAGTTTGATCATTTGTTAGATCACGGACACGAATGTCTTCTGATACACCAGCTTCAGCTAAAATGTCTTGTGCTGTATGTTTTCCGATACCATAAATATAAGTAAGCGAAATAACTACACGTTTATCACGAGGAATATCTACACCTGCAATACGAGCCATTATTCGTTACACCTCCCTTTATCCTTGACGTTGTTTATGTTTTGGGTTTTCACAGATAACCATAACTCGACCTTTACGACGAATTACTTTACATT containing:
- a CDS encoding site-specific integrase, whose amino-acid sequence is MSINKYKTKSGLRYAVRLYIRKDEQGKQEYYVKKGFKTEKEAKLHEARKKLEIADGTYQKLSDDIFNTIFIDWLPTYKNRVQETTYQRTEDIFRLHILPVFGEKSISKITPVQCQNAINKWAETYTNIKQLKSYTSQIFEHAIFAEFLQRNPMLNVKLPKKEKKESDNFFSLDELKYFIEILHKEESLKHILIFQLLITTGVRKGELSALRWSDIDFDEHLLYIGKSYATVRNKDSSSKRKTVRVQKDTKNITSKRILPIDSQTIEMLKKWKKEQALELLQFGINTKRKDQLIFTYINADGKINQPLHADYSNNIMRKLEKKYQFKHVTIHGLRHTHATLLLEGGASIKETQDRLGHKNAETTLNTYSHVTEKAQRNAVDKFISYTGL
- the rpsI gene encoding 30S ribosomal protein S9 gives rise to the protein MAKVQYLGTGRRKTSVARVRLVPGTGKVIINKKDIEEYIPHADLREVIMQPLVATETKGAYDVLVNVNGGGYAGQSGATRHGIARALLQVDPDFRPVLKRAGLLTRDARMVERKKPGLKKARKASQFSKR
- the rplM gene encoding 50S ribosomal protein L13, which encodes MRTTYMAKAGEVERKWYVVDATDISLGRLSAVVASILRGKNKPTFTPHVDTGDYVIVINADQVKLTGQKASDKMYHRHSQHPGGLKSVSAGELREKNSRRLIETSIKGMLPKNTLGRKQGSKLFVYGGSEHNHQAQQPEVLDITNLI
- the truA gene encoding tRNA pseudouridine(38-40) synthase TruA, encoding MPRYKATIQYDGTNYAGFQRQTNARSIQETIETVLTRLNGGQSVVIHPSGRTDSGVHALGQVIHFDLPQARDTEKLRFALDTQCPSDISVSQVESVSDTFHARYLATEKTYHYYVDTSVYRSPFKRLYSAHYTFTLDLDKMRQAAQDIVGTHDFTVFCAVGSPVEDKTRTVHEVVIEELSPTELRFVFRGNGFLYKMVRLLMGTLLRIGAGKLPIDTIQTALKTQDKKIIGPTAHPEGLFLVEVRYDEEKNEI
- a CDS encoding energy-coupling factor transporter transmembrane component T family protein, encoding MMNKLILGRYIPGESFIHRLDPRAKLLMSFYFIGIIFLCNNFPSFGVMFIFTLIAIYASKISLKFFINGVKPLIWLILFTVILQVLFTQGGDVYFHWGFITISQFGLTNGAYIFLRFVLIIFMSTLLTLTTPPLSLADAIEYILRPLKAVKFPAHEVSLMLSIALRFVPTLMDETEKIMNAQRARGVDFGEGNLMQKMKAIVPLLIPLFVSSFNRAEDLATAMEARGYQGGDVRTKYRVLAWSRQDTLVIFIFALLTVALVWIRS
- a CDS encoding energy-coupling factor ABC transporter ATP-binding protein — encoded protein: MDITFEQVDFTYQPNSPFEQRVLFDINLAIPSQTYTAIVGHTGSGKSTLLQHLNALLKPTKGTVTLGDRVITPTTDNKNLKPIRKKVGIVFQFPESQLFEETVERDIAFGPKNFGVSEEESKRLAREMIELVGLDATYLERSPFDLSGGQMRRVAIAGVLAMEPEVVILDEPTAGLDPQGRKEIMEMFHRLHKEKGISIILVTHLMDDVAEYADFMVVLEKGKVQKKGHPRDIFSDIKWLETKQLGVPTATAFAFDLMEKGFEFSQLPLTAEELADELMTDLQGGQSS
- a CDS encoding energy-coupling factor ABC transporter ATP-binding protein; translation: MTNPLITLDNITFKYYTQDEESRAALNDVSLNIYPGEWVALIGHNGSGKSTLAKTINGLIQPTSGRIHVKGEEVSEKNIWDIRRMIGMVFQNPDNQFVGSTVEDDVAFGLENQGIVREDMLTRVHDALERVRMSDFAAKEPARLSGGQKQRVAIAGVIALRPDVIILDEATSMLDPQGREEVISTIRQIKEESNLTVISITHDIDEAAYANRVLVMRQGEIIQEGTPADIFSEGEKLIQLGLDIPFPEKLKASLKQRGLDVPKDYLTEEGMVDWLWTSRLNK
- the rplQ gene encoding 50S ribosomal protein L17, with translation MSYRKLGRTSSQRKALLRDLTTDLIINERIETTEARAKEIRSTTEKMITLGKRGDLHARRQAATFVRNELTEARLAEDGETIVQETALQKLFSDLAPRYADRQGGYTRILKKGQRRGDAAPMVIIELV
- a CDS encoding DNA-directed RNA polymerase subunit alpha — encoded protein: MIEFEKPRITKIDEDRDYGKFVIEPLERGYGTTLGNSLRRILLSSLPGAAITNLQIDGVLHEFSTVPGVREDVTQIILNIKGLALKLYTEEVKTLEIDITGPAEVTAGDIITDSDVEIMNKDLFICSVAEGSTFRASLTVKPGRGYVQADENKSEDMPIGVLPVDSIYTPVNRVNYQVENTRVGRRDDFDKLTLDVWTDGSIAPQEAISLAAKILTEHLDIFVNLTDEAKNAEIMIEKEETQKEKMLETTIEELDLSVRSYNCLKRAGINTLQELTNKSEAEMIKVRNLGRKSLEEVKAKLADLGIGLRQED
- the rpsK gene encoding 30S ribosomal protein S11, giving the protein MVAKKVTRKRRVKKNIESGVAHIHSTFNNTIVMLTDVHGNAISWSSAGALGFRGSKKATPFAAQMAAETAAKVAMEHGLKTVDVTVKGPGSGREAAIRSLQATGLEVTAIRDVTPVPHNGCRPPKRRRV
- the rpsM gene encoding 30S ribosomal protein S13 encodes the protein MARIAGVDIPRDKRVVISLTYIYGIGKHTAQDILAEAGVSEDIRVRDLTNDQTDAIRAAIDKLKVEGDLRRETNLNIKRLMEIGSYRGMRHRRGLPTRGQNTKNNARTRKGPARSIAGKKK
- the rpmJ gene encoding 50S ribosomal protein L36 codes for the protein MKVRPSVKPICEKCKVIRRKGRVMVICENPKHKQRQG